Proteins encoded in a region of the Tubulanus polymorphus chromosome 10, tnTubPoly1.2, whole genome shotgun sequence genome:
- the LOC141911793 gene encoding NADH dehydrogenase [ubiquinone] 1 alpha subcomplex subunit 10, mitochondrial-like — protein sequence MALAALGARLGAASTAGMRGNIVRSKNLLPVVVNQTAKITAPSHLSHADQGSLKSKPKPWPYEQRQFNLLWSFVDSTEARLDENSKIIVVEGMPAVGKSAFAESLANELGFHYLSEATCDDVYRSEAHASDQRNLDFMVSENSRVYDLKRFYNDANPQSGVPGRLQLDFYLARFLKYTNALKHLLNTGQGVVCDRSVFGDSVYADAMRACGYIKPRGLSFYNRVRVNTICELWKPHLTIYLDAPLEHVRAQITKRNNPDEVNSKVLTDEYLSRLEHGFKNNFLPEMRRYGEVLTYDATDLEDWEVIVEDIERLNLELDPEDETKFEDWHANEEQEWAWHRRYFSSEKHMMRLFGLMDGPWDAPEMIANIEQLNERNTAAMRHPHLEYVAEFNPKRGASLSNILLGIKSPVNK from the exons ATGGCTTTAGCCGCTTTAGGGGCTCGTTTAGGCGCCGCGTCAACCGCTGGCATGCGAGGAAACATCGTCAGATCGAAAAACCTGCTGCCAGTCGTCGTGAATCAAACTGCCAAAATAACCGCACCGTCTCATCTGAGCCACGCCGATCAGGGTTCACTGAAATCGAAACCGAAACCGTGGCCTTACGAGCAGCGTCAGTTTAATCTGTTGTGGTCGTTCGTCGACTCGACGGAGGCTCGTTTAGACGAGAACAGCAAAATCATCGTCGTCGAGGGGATGCCCGCGGTCGGAAAATCGGCGTTCGCGGAATCGCTCGCGAATGAGCTCGGGTTTCACTATTTGTCGGAAGCGACGTGCGACGACGTCTATCGCTCGGAGGCTCACGCCAGCGATCAACGCAATCTGGATTTCATGGTCAGCGAAAACTCGCGCGTTTACGACTTGAAACGGTTTTATAACGACGCCAATCCGCAGTCCGGCGTACCCGGCCGGCTACAACTCGACTTCTACCTGGCACGATTCTTAAAATACACGAATGCGCTGAAACATCTTTTAAATACAG GTCAAGGTGTGGTTTGTGACCGGTCGGTATTTGGAGACAGTGTCTACGCTGATGCCATGAGAGCATGCGGATATATCAAACCTAGAG GTTTAAGTTTCTATAATCGAGTTCGTGTGAACACTATCTGTGAATTATGGAAACCTCACCTGACTATCTATCTCGACGCTCCGTTAGAACACGTCCGCGCCCAAATAACTAAACGCAACAAC CCCGATGAAGTGAACTCAAAGGTTCTAACTGATGAATATCTATCGCGTTTAGAACATGGTTTCAAGAACAACTTCTTGCCAGAAATGAG GAGGTATGGTGAAGTGTTGACCTACGATGCCACTGATCTGGAAGATTGGGAAGTT ATAGTCGAGGATATCGAACGTTTGAACTTGGAACTCGACCCGGAGGACGAAACGAAATTCGAGGACTGGCACGCGAACGAGGAACAGGAATGGGCGTGGCATCGGCGATACTTCAGCAGCGAGAAGCACATGATGAGATTGTTCGGGCTGATGGACGGCCCGTGGGACGCGCCCGAAATGATCGCTAACATTGAACAGTTGAACGAACGAAATACGGCGGCTATGCGG CATCCACATTTGGAGTATGTAGCCGAATTCAATCCGAAACGTGGAGCCAGCCTCTCCAACATCTTACTAGGAATCAAAAGTCCCGTCAATAAATAA